Proteins from one Deinococcus planocerae genomic window:
- the rlmN gene encoding 23S rRNA (adenine(2503)-C(2))-methyltransferase RlmN has product MQLLLDLHPDQYPLEGFRRRQLLEWVFVQGVGTFDAMTNLPAEARADLASSFQLNPFKDIETVRSADGSVKYLFTLQDGRQMEAVYMPYLDRKTICVSTMVGCPARCAFCATGAMGFGRNLTPGEIVGQVLAVAGGEGIAPRELRNLVFMGMGEPLLNYANTMAAARILLHPQALGMSKRRVTLSTVGLANGIRKLAQEDDLGIKLAISLHAPDEETRQRIIPTGAANSIPEIMAAAREYQAVTGRRVTLEYAMLRGVNDHLWQAELLADLLGGLVSHVNLIPMNPWDGSGFESSSEAQIQAFYDTLEARGVDVSVRRSRGKDAGAACGQLALKRPGAVAGMVPA; this is encoded by the coding sequence ATGCAGCTTCTCCTCGACCTTCACCCCGATCAGTACCCGCTGGAAGGCTTCCGGCGGCGGCAACTGCTGGAGTGGGTCTTCGTGCAGGGCGTGGGCACCTTCGACGCCATGACGAACCTTCCGGCGGAGGCTCGCGCCGACCTTGCCTCCAGCTTCCAGCTCAACCCCTTCAAGGACATCGAGACCGTTCGCAGCGCCGACGGCTCGGTCAAATACCTCTTCACGTTGCAAGACGGGCGGCAGATGGAAGCCGTCTACATGCCCTACCTCGACCGCAAGACGATCTGCGTCTCGACGATGGTGGGCTGCCCCGCGAGGTGCGCCTTCTGCGCGACGGGCGCGATGGGCTTCGGGCGCAACCTGACGCCGGGCGAGATCGTGGGGCAGGTCCTCGCGGTGGCGGGCGGCGAGGGCATCGCGCCGCGTGAACTCCGCAACCTCGTCTTCATGGGCATGGGCGAGCCGCTGCTGAACTACGCGAACACGATGGCGGCGGCGCGCATCCTGCTCCACCCGCAGGCGCTCGGCATGAGCAAGCGGCGGGTGACGCTCTCGACGGTGGGCCTGGCGAACGGCATTCGCAAACTCGCGCAGGAGGACGACCTCGGCATCAAGCTGGCGATCAGCCTGCACGCGCCCGACGAGGAGACCCGTCAGCGGATTATCCCGACGGGCGCGGCCAACTCCATTCCCGAGATCATGGCCGCCGCCCGCGAGTACCAGGCGGTGACGGGTCGGCGGGTGACGCTGGAGTACGCCATGCTGCGTGGGGTAAACGACCACCTCTGGCAGGCGGAGTTGCTGGCCGACCTGCTGGGCGGGCTGGTGAGCCACGTCAACCTGATCCCCATGAACCCCTGGGACGGCTCGGGCTTCGAGTCGAGCAGCGAAGCGCAGATTCAGGCGTTCTACGACACGCTGGAGGCCCGGGGCGTGGACGTGAGCGTGCGGCGTTCGCGCGGCAAGGATGCCGGGGCGGCGTGCGGGCAGCTCGCCTTGAAGCGGCCCGGGGCGGTGGCGGGGATGGTTCCGGCCTGA